In one window of Ferrovum sp. PN-J185 DNA:
- the mog gene encoding molybdopterin adenylyltransferase — translation MTTKTDFEPITIGILSISDRASSGVYEDKGLPALHEWFENTLENPIHFESRLIADEQAVIEHTLIELADTKHCSLIVTTGGTGPAKRDVTPEATLRVADKVLDGFGEQMRRNNLQYTPTAILSRQVAVIRGSSLIINLPGQPKAIKETLDGIFAAVPYCIDLIGGPYLLSRPNTINVFRPKSAQRPGSGQ, via the coding sequence ATGACGACCAAAACTGATTTTGAACCGATCACCATCGGTATTCTCTCGATTAGTGACCGAGCCTCTTCCGGTGTCTATGAGGATAAGGGGCTACCCGCCCTACACGAATGGTTTGAAAATACTCTTGAAAACCCCATTCATTTTGAAAGTAGACTCATTGCTGACGAACAAGCTGTCATCGAGCATACCTTAATTGAGCTTGCGGATACCAAACACTGCTCTCTTATTGTAACAACGGGCGGCACAGGTCCTGCAAAACGTGATGTCACCCCTGAAGCTACTTTGCGTGTGGCCGATAAAGTACTAGATGGTTTTGGGGAACAAATGAGACGTAACAACTTACAATATACTCCCACTGCAATTTTGTCTCGACAAGTTGCGGTAATACGTGGCTCATCACTGATTATTAATCTCCCCGGGCAACCCAAGGCAATTAAAGAAACCTTAGATGGAATTTTCGCTGCAGTTCCCTATTGTATTGATTTGATTGGTGGGCCTTATTTACTCTCTCGTCCCAATACCATCAATGTGTTCCGCCCTAAATCAGCACAACGCCCAGGGAGCGGTCAATAA
- the yjgA gene encoding ribosome biogenesis factor YjgA — protein sequence MSLDEPISKSQRKREMHDLQALGEALSQLSQDKIKHLALPETLEKALLDVKTFKAHGAIRRQLQYIGKLMREVDPEPLIAYLDQLKGVSREAVALQHLAEQWRQKIIEDIRQLDQFCEAHPEADRTQLRQLAMNAIKEHQAQKPPRSFRQLYRLILEQLTQHTIHIDHDDQN from the coding sequence GTGTCTTTAGACGAACCAATCAGTAAATCACAACGTAAGCGTGAAATGCACGACCTGCAGGCTTTGGGTGAAGCTTTATCCCAATTAAGCCAGGATAAGATCAAACACCTAGCCTTACCTGAAACACTCGAAAAAGCGTTGTTGGATGTTAAAACTTTCAAGGCGCATGGTGCTATTCGTCGACAATTGCAATATATTGGTAAACTTATGCGAGAGGTTGATCCAGAGCCACTTATAGCCTATCTCGATCAATTAAAAGGGGTATCCAGGGAAGCTGTAGCCCTACAACATTTAGCTGAACAATGGCGTCAAAAAATTATTGAGGATATCCGCCAACTCGATCAGTTCTGTGAAGCCCACCCAGAGGCAGATAGGACACAGTTAAGGCAACTGGCTATGAATGCGATTAAAGAACATCAAGCACAAAAACCACCACGTTCATTTCGTCAATTGTATCGCTTAATTCTCGAACAACTTACCCAACACACAATACATATAGATCATGACGACCAAAACTGA
- the pmbA gene encoding metalloprotease PmbA has translation MNNKSFSNTPEHLSELVEEALKQAKANGATAAEADVSEGFGYSVTVRLKEVETIEYNRDKDLSVTVYFGQKKGHASTSDLSLSALKDTVNKATTIAKYTAADEYAGLADAALFAKAPFPDLNLYHPWNLPVDEAVTLAKRCEEEALKVDKEIHNSEGATVYTQESQFVYGNSAGFLGGFSGSSHGISCSVIAGVDSNMQRDYWYTTARDAKDMDSPEKVGHEAGIRTVRRLNARRVKTCKVPVLFDATLASGLLGHFVGAVSGGAQYRKSSFLLNSLDKAVFAPQIQIIEDPLILKGLASTSFDDEGVQTTRRQVVKDGVLQGYFLSSYSARKLGLQTTGNSGGSHNLIIQPFGGSFEDLLKQMGTGLWVTELLGHGVNSVTGDYSRGAAGFWVENGQIQFPVQEVTIASNLKDMFKQIIGVGNDILIRGSKITGSILIENMTVAGE, from the coding sequence ATGAATAATAAAAGTTTTTCTAATACCCCCGAGCATTTGTCTGAGCTCGTTGAGGAAGCACTAAAGCAAGCGAAAGCCAACGGTGCGACAGCGGCTGAGGCCGATGTCAGTGAAGGTTTTGGCTATTCGGTGACAGTAAGGTTAAAAGAAGTTGAGACAATTGAGTACAATCGCGATAAAGACTTAAGCGTTACTGTTTACTTTGGTCAAAAGAAAGGACATGCCAGTACTTCCGATCTCTCTCTAAGTGCGTTAAAAGATACCGTAAATAAAGCTACTACCATAGCAAAATATACTGCCGCAGATGAGTACGCAGGTCTTGCTGATGCAGCTTTATTTGCCAAGGCACCATTTCCAGATTTAAATTTGTACCATCCTTGGAATTTACCTGTAGATGAGGCTGTGACTCTCGCTAAACGTTGTGAAGAGGAAGCCCTAAAAGTTGATAAGGAAATACATAACTCAGAAGGTGCGACAGTCTACACGCAAGAATCCCAATTTGTTTATGGTAACTCGGCAGGATTTCTAGGTGGCTTTAGTGGCTCGAGTCATGGCATCAGCTGCTCGGTTATTGCTGGGGTTGATAGCAATATGCAACGCGATTATTGGTACACCACAGCTCGCGATGCCAAAGATATGGATAGTCCTGAAAAGGTAGGTCATGAAGCAGGGATAAGAACTGTTAGACGGTTGAATGCAAGACGAGTGAAAACCTGTAAGGTGCCCGTTTTATTTGACGCCACATTGGCTTCAGGTTTGTTAGGCCATTTTGTGGGTGCGGTTAGCGGCGGGGCTCAATATCGGAAGTCTTCTTTTTTACTGAATAGTCTTGATAAGGCAGTGTTTGCTCCACAAATACAAATTATTGAAGATCCTTTAATTTTAAAAGGACTTGCCAGTACCTCTTTTGATGATGAGGGAGTACAAACAACTCGTCGTCAGGTCGTTAAAGACGGTGTATTACAAGGCTATTTTTTAAGTAGTTACTCAGCACGTAAATTGGGTTTGCAAACAACGGGCAATTCTGGTGGAAGTCACAATTTGATTATCCAACCTTTTGGCGGATCGTTTGAGGATCTACTTAAGCAAATGGGAACGGGGTTATGGGTGACTGAATTATTAGGTCATGGTGTTAATTCCGTAACTGGAGATTATTCACGAGGAGCCGCTGGTTTTTGGGTAGAAAATGGCCAAATACAATTTCCGGTACAAGAGGTTACTATCGCCAGTAACCTTAAAGATATGTTCAAGCAAATTATTGGAGTAGGAAACGATATATTAATTAGAGGATCAAAAATCACTGGTTCAATTCTAATTGAAAACATGACAGTGGCTGGTGAATAA
- the nrdR gene encoding transcriptional regulator NrdR, with protein MKCPFCGTLDSQVIDSRVNESGDSVRRRRRCVGCNKRFTTYEMADVRYPQIVKQNGKREDFSIDKIRSSFLRALHKRPVSAELLDEAVNRINQKLLAQGEREIQSLRVGEMVMEELRRLDKVAYIRFASVYRSFQDVDDFRDVIRDL; from the coding sequence ATGAAATGCCCATTCTGCGGTACGCTTGATTCGCAAGTTATTGACTCACGAGTGAATGAGTCTGGTGACAGTGTACGCCGTAGACGTCGTTGTGTTGGTTGCAATAAGCGTTTTACGACCTATGAAATGGCTGATGTTCGCTATCCTCAAATTGTCAAACAAAATGGTAAACGTGAGGATTTTTCAATTGATAAAATCCGTTCGAGTTTTTTGCGCGCATTGCACAAGCGCCCTGTCTCCGCTGAGTTACTTGATGAGGCCGTCAACCGAATTAATCAAAAATTACTTGCTCAAGGCGAACGGGAAATTCAATCTTTACGGGTTGGGGAAATGGTGATGGAAGAATTAAGGCGTCTTGATAAAGTAGCCTATATTCGTTTTGCGTCTGTATATCGTAGTTTCCAAGATGTTGATGATTTTAGGGATGTCATTCGTGATCTCTAA